A window of Hirundo rustica isolate bHirRus1 chromosome 27, bHirRus1.pri.v3, whole genome shotgun sequence contains these coding sequences:
- the FZD2 gene encoding frizzled-2, with amino-acid sequence MGPPGVLPALAWLLAGLSVPAPSWAQLHGEKGISIPDHGFCQPISIPLCTDIAYNQTIMPNLLGHTNQEDAGLEVHQFYPLVKVQCSLELKFFLCSMYAPVCTVLEQAIPPCRSICERARQGCEALMNKFGFQWPERLRCENFPRHGAEQICVGQNHSEDGGSPALLTSATPLAGQGTPGAPRYATLDHPFHCPRALKVPSYLNYKFLGEKDCAAPCEPTRPDGHMFFNEDEIRFARIWILIWSVLCCASTFFTVTTYLVDMQRFRYPERPIIFLSGCYTMVSVAYIAGFVLEERVVCNERFQEDGYRTVVQGTKKEGCTILFMMLYFFSMASSIWWVILSLTWFLAAGMKWGHEAIEANSQYFHLAAWAVPAVKTITILAMGQIDGDLLSGVCFVGLNNIDPLRGFVLAPLFVYLFIGTSFLLAGFVSLFRIRTIMKHGGTKTEKLERLMVRIGVFSVLYTVPATIVIACYFYEQAFREHWERSWISQNCKSLAIPCPLHFTPRMTPDFTVYMIKYLMTLIVGITSGFWIWSGKTLHSWRKFYTRLTNSKQGETTV; translated from the coding sequence ATGGGTCCCCCCGGCGTGCTGCCCgccctggcctggctgctggcGGGGCTGAGCGTGCCGGCGCCGAGCTGGGCCCAGCTGCACGGCGAGAAGGGCATCTCCATCCCCGACCACGGCTTCTGCCAGCCCATCTCCATCCCGCTCTGCACCGACATCGCCTACAACCAGACCATCATGCCCAACCTGCTGGGTCACACCAACCAGGAGGACGCGGGGCTGGAGGTCCACCAGTTCTACCCGCTGGTGAAGGTGCAGTGCTCGCTGGAGCTGAAGTTCTTCCTGTGCTCCATGTACGCGCCGGTGTGCACGGTGCTGGAGCAGGCCATCCCTCCCTGCCGCTCCATCTGCGAGCGGGCGCGCCAGGGCTGCGAGGCCCTCATGAACAAATTCGGGTTCCAGTGGCCGGAGCGGTTGCGGTGCGAGAACTTTCCCCGGCACGGCGCCGAGCAGATCTGTGTGGGGCAGAACCACTCGGAGGACGGCGGCTCCCCGGCGCTGCTGACCAGCGCCACGCCGCTGGCCGGCCAGGGCACCCCTGGCGCCCCCCGCTACGCCACCCTCGACCACCCCTTCCACTGCCCGCGGGCGCTGAAGGTGCCCAGCTACCTCAACTACAAGTTCCTGGGGGAGAAGGACTGCGCGGCGCCCTGCGAGCCCACGCGTCCCGATGGCCACATGTTCTTCAACGAGGACGAGATCCGCTTCGCCCGCATCTGGATCCTCATCTGGTCCGTCCTGTGCTGTGCCTCCACCTTCTTCACCGTCACCACCTACCTGGTGGACATGCAGCGCTTCCGCTACCCCGAGCGCCCCATCATCTTCCTCTCGGGGTGCTACACCATGGTGTCGGTGGCCTACATCGCCGGCTTCGTGCTGGAGGAGAGGGTGGTCTGCAACGAGCGCTTCCAGGAGGACGGCTACCGCACCGTGGTGCAGGGCACCAAGAAGGAGGGCTGCACCATCCTCTTCATGATGCTCTACTTCTTCAGCATGGCCAGCTCCATCTGGTGGGTCATCCTCTCCCTCACCTGGTTCCTGGCCGCTGGCATGAAGTGGGGCCACGAGGCCATCGAAGCCAATTCCCAGTACTTCCACTTGGCcgcctgggcagtgccagccgtCAAGACCATCACCATCCTGGCCATGGGGCAGATCGACGGAGACCTGCTGAGCGGCGTCTGCTTCGTGGGCCTCAACAACATCGACCCTCTGCGGGGCTTCGTGCTGGCCCCGCTCTTCGTCTACCTCTTCATCGGCACCTCCTTCCTGCTGGCCGGCTTCGTCTCCCTCTTCCGCATCCGCACCATCATGAAGCACGGCGGCACCAAGACGGAGAAGCTGGAGCGGCTCATGGTTCGCATCGGGGTCTTCAGCGTCCTCTACACCGTCCCGGCCACCATCGTCATCGCCTGCTACTTCTACGAGCAGGCGTTCCGCGAGCACTGGGAGCGCAGCTGGATCAGCCAGAACTGCAAGAGCTTGGCCATCCCCTGCCCGCTCCACTTCACCCCCCGCATGACCCCCGACTTCACCGTCTACATGATCAAGTATCTCATGACTCTGATCGTGGGCATCACCTCCGGGTTCTGGATATGGTCGGGCAAAACGCTGCACTCCTGGAGGAAGTTCTACACTCGGCTCACCAACAGCAAGCAGGGCGAGACCACGGTGTGA